A stretch of Besnoitia besnoiti strain Bb-Ger1 chromosome III, whole genome shotgun sequence DNA encodes these proteins:
- a CDS encoding hypothetical protein (encoded by transcript BESB_048750) gives MQGRTPRPPAPSNPWEDRTRRPVPQGWAVVQTPEDVRHPSTGHAAPGYPACGPSITPLFAPAATGVGPRPFCAEAFLSVGPVDSHRNSSAGSIHQHDSAGSGLFHGDGAGSPPAVAPGESGSGRPLRPQKSLGSLRTSTSVPHFFHSKAASLLKKKREGHETTRHGVTREGGFWGELEDEDDEAEDEKEKTSSPRPPSTFSVPLLVVASPSRAGPSLSLGGLSGTPSPPSSHRSAEGSTPAQSGSGQSGAAGKSASSGLSLRRSFFQKSAGRTLSLLGSAGGSCPDFFAQNKGVSNLSPAASVAGENDSVASSSSVGKDLCLLGGGYEESPPSSVPTLSAAGVPPGVLQNRFGGASGMRQVQSFPSLAGFQSPAEPSPSPPPSLSRIQASELEQTVGTELGPSLAAHRRRAAGEAVPSPAWPSSHASSSSSALSSAASSAPPQPQQSRHSVNISAISRRLSMLKLRASSAASSAAPASSGAKGGKAAEAGGRQRSAAEDARDTSGLFVSRKGSDFGFDVNALRVGEVSAVPEEVNGNDESGGSSAESEHSVDEGIRRRRRPSHTL, from the exons ATGCAGGGCAGGACGCCCAGACCCCCTGCCCCGTCCAACCCATGGGAAGACAGAACACGGCGCCCCGTCCCCCAGGGATGGGCCGTTGTGCAGACACCGGAAGACGTGCGCCATCCTTCGACggggcacgcggcgccgggctaTCCAGCCTGTGGACCTTCGATTACGCCTCTTTTCGCCCCGGCAGCGACAGGTGTCGGCCCGCGTCCATTTTGCGCGGAGGCTTTTCTCTCCGTAGGGCCGGTTGACAGCCATCGCAACAGCAGCGCAGGGTCGATTCACCAGCACGACTCGGCAGGCTCTGGCCTCTTccacggcgacggcgcaggatCCCCTCCGGCAGTTGCGCCGGGGGAGTCAGGAAGCggccgtcctctgcgtcctcagAAGTCTCTGGGCAGCCTTCGCACCTCAACGTCTGTCCCGCACTTCTTCCACTCGAAAGCTGCGTCACTtttgaagaagaagcgcgagggaCACGAAACGACGCGCCACGGCGTGACGCGCGAGGGAGGTTTCTGGGGCGagctggaagacgaagacgacgaggcggaagacgagaaggagaaaacgTCATCGCCTCGTCCACCGAGCACTTTTTCGGTTCCACTGCTGGTCGTGGCCAGTCCGTCGCGTGCGGGCCCGTCGCTTTCTCTGGGCGGGTTGTCGGGGACGCCGagtccgccgtcttcgcacCGGAGCGCGGAAGGCAGTACCCCTGCCCAGTCCGGCTCGGGACAGTCAGGGGCAGCCGGCAAGAGCGCGTCCTCTgggctctctctgcgtcgcagtTTCTTCCAGAAGTCCGCAGGGCGCACGCTTTCTTTGCTCGGGAGcgctggcggcagctgccCGGACTTCTTTGCACAGAACAAAGGCGTCTCGAatctctcgcctgccgccagtGTCGCCGGCGAGAACGACTCGGtagcctcttcgtcctctgtgGGGAAAGACCTCTGTCTCTTGGGCGGCGGCTATGAAGAGAGTCCGCCGAGCTCGGTCCCGAcgctctccgctgcaggTGTTCCACCTGGCGTCCTCCAGAATAGGTTtggcggcgcgtcgggcaTGCGCCAAGTCCAGAGCTTCCCTTCCCTCGCAGGTTTCCAGTCGCCCGCGGAGCCGTCCCCTAGCCCGCCTCCCAGTCTTTCACGCAT CCAAGCTTCCGAGCTAGAGCAGACCGTGGGCACCGAGCTGGGCCCGTCTTTGGCGGCGCAccggcgccgggcggcgggggAAGCTGTGCCGAGTCCTGCGTGGCCGTCTTCGCatgcctcttcctcctcctccgcgctgtcgtctgcggcttcctctgctccgccgcagccgcagcagtcTCGACACAGCGTGAACATCAGCGCCatttcgcggcgcctctccatGCTCAAGCTTCgggcctcctctgccgcctcttctgccgcgccggcttCCTCCGGCGCCAAAGGCGGaaaagcggcggaggctggcggaaggcagcggtctgcggcggaggacgcgcgtgaCACGAGCGGCCTTTTTGTCTCGCGAAAAGGGAGCGACTTCGGATTCGACGTCAACGCTCTGCGAGTGGGAGAGGTCTCTGCGGTGCCCGAGGAAGTCAACGGCAACGACGAATCAGGCGG GTCCTCGGCTGAGTCTGAACATTCTGTGGACGAAGGCattcgcaggcgccgccggccgtcgCATACCCTTTAG